A part of Streptomyces sp. NBC_00557 genomic DNA contains:
- a CDS encoding VUT family protein translates to MGQEGLLGARWRCRNPHRSRKALTRSRPPSRAVRHQPPWTEQLVLRDLARESAGRSAVLAAIAVGTVLSFALASPELAVASAAAFAVAETMDFAVYEPLRKRGLLIAMLASNAVGLLADSLLFLKLAFGSFEYLTGQILGKAWMTLAAIAVLAVLRRRKQATA, encoded by the coding sequence GTGGGGCAAGAGGGCCTTCTCGGTGCTCGGTGGAGATGTCGCAATCCACACCGAAGCCGGAAGGCCCTCACCCGTTCAAGACCACCCAGCCGTGCCGTCCGTCACCAACCTCCCTGGACAGAACAGCTAGTCCTTCGTGACCTCGCACGTGAATCGGCTGGCCGCAGCGCCGTCCTCGCAGCCATTGCGGTCGGCACCGTCCTGTCATTCGCCCTCGCCAGCCCAGAACTCGCCGTCGCCTCAGCTGCGGCCTTCGCGGTCGCTGAAACCATGGACTTCGCTGTCTATGAGCCGTTGCGGAAGCGCGGGCTGCTGATCGCGATGCTCGCCTCGAACGCGGTGGGTCTTCTCGCGGACAGCCTCCTCTTCCTCAAGCTCGCTTTCGGCTCCTTCGAGTACCTGACCGGCCAGATCCTCGGCAAGGCGTGGATGACCCTTGCCGCCATCGCTGTACTCGCTGTACTTCGGCGCCGGAAGCAAGCAACCGCCTGA
- a CDS encoding IS481 family transposase — protein MPHRNAPLTETGRLRLARCVVEDGWPLRRAAERFQVSPTTAQRWADRYRQLGEAGMSDRSSRPRTSPRRTPTRTERRIIKVRVLRRWGPARIAHLLRLVPSTVHRVLTRYGLARLTHLDRATGRVIRRYERDRPGELVHVDIKKLGNIPDGGGHKVLGRQTGRKTRANAGYSYLHTAVDDHSRLAYSEIHPDEKKETATGFWTRAQAFFTGCGVTVERVLTDNGACYRSRDWRDLLTAAGITHKRTRPYRPQTNGKVERFNRTLLDEWAYARPYRSEQERRDAFPQWLHTYNHHRGHTALKGHPPASRVPNLSGQYN, from the coding sequence TTGCCCCACCGTAATGCACCGCTGACCGAGACCGGCCGTCTTCGCCTGGCCCGCTGTGTGGTCGAGGACGGCTGGCCCCTGCGCCGGGCTGCCGAACGTTTCCAGGTCTCACCGACCACGGCCCAGCGATGGGCCGACCGCTACCGCCAGCTCGGCGAGGCGGGTATGAGCGACCGCTCCTCCCGACCGCGCACAAGCCCGCGCCGTACTCCGACCCGCACCGAGCGCCGGATCATCAAGGTCCGCGTGCTGCGCCGGTGGGGACCGGCCCGCATCGCACACCTGCTCCGCCTGGTTCCCTCGACGGTGCACCGCGTGCTGACCCGCTACGGCCTGGCCCGCCTCACGCACCTGGACCGGGCCACGGGCCGTGTCATACGCCGCTACGAACGCGACCGCCCCGGTGAACTGGTGCACGTCGACATCAAGAAGCTCGGCAACATCCCCGATGGCGGCGGCCACAAGGTCCTCGGCCGACAAACGGGCCGCAAGACCCGCGCCAACGCCGGCTACAGCTACCTGCACACCGCCGTCGACGACCACTCCCGCCTGGCCTACAGCGAGATCCACCCGGACGAGAAGAAGGAGACTGCCACCGGCTTCTGGACTCGGGCGCAGGCGTTCTTCACCGGCTGTGGGGTCACCGTCGAACGAGTCCTGACGGACAACGGCGCCTGCTACCGCTCACGCGACTGGCGAGACCTGCTGACGGCGGCAGGGATCACCCACAAGCGAACCCGGCCCTACCGGCCCCAGACCAACGGCAAGGTCGAACGCTTCAACCGCACCCTGCTCGACGAATGGGCCTACGCCCGCCCCTACCGCTCCGAGCAGGAACGACGCGACGCCTTCCCACAATGGCTGCACACCTACAATCACCACCGCGGACACACCGCACTCAAGGGCCACCCACCCGCCAGCCGCGTCCCCAACCTCTCAGGGCAATACAACTAG